TACAAATCCCCAAAGATAGATTCAAACTCTTTTTTTGTATAATTTATATTCTTATAAAAATCATCGTTAGCCCAAATAACAGTTAAATTTTGATCTAACTTAAAATTCAATATACTTATATTCATTATATTCGACAGCACATCCTTTTCTCCTCCCACATTCAGAGGATTTTTATTCCACGGACCGAATTCATGCTGGTTTTCCATATCGTTTCTCCCTTATTGTTTAATACCTTACAGCAAAATACGACAAATTATATATGTGTATATTATATATTCATTTGGCTTTAATATCAAGGATAATCGTTTTATTCCGAAGTATTTAAAATTTAATTATGATTGATATAAGAATATTTAAAACAAATAAAAAAAGATGATGATTTCATCTTTCTTTATTTAAATATTTGTTTGTAAATCGTTTTATAAAGTATATCCGGCTCTATAGGTTTTGCGAGGTGTTCGTCCATTCCCGCATCTATGGAGCATTTTATATCTTCCGCAAAAGCATTTGCCGTCATTGCGATCACAGGTATACTTTTGCAGTCCTCTTTATTCGATTCCCTTATCTTCTTACAAGCCTCAAGCCCGTTCATAACGGGCATTTGTATATCCATAAGCACCGCATCGTAATGGTAAGGTTCCTTATTTAAGTACATATCGACGCCGATTTTCCCGTTTTCGGCACACTCTGCATAAATACCTTTTTGTTCCAGCAATGTCTTTGCTATCATCAGATTGAGTTCATTATCTTCGAAAATGAGTATCCTCTTACCTTTGAGTTTATTTAAGTCAAACTCTGTTTTCTCTTCTTTATCTTCCATATCCTTAACTATATCCACTTCCAGCTCAACCGTAACGCTCGTGCCCTTCCCCGGTTCGCTCTCTATATATATCCTGCCGTTCATAAGCTCAACTATCTTATATACTATGGAAAGCCCCAACCCCGTACCTTCGGAAGTATCCCCTGCCTTTTCCTGAGTAAAAGGTTCAAAAGCATGAGCTAAAAATTCTTTGCTCATTCCTATTCCCGTATCCCTAACGATAAAACGCTTCTTTATTTTATCATCATCTTTGGACAGGTGTTCTATTATCAAATCTATCTTTCCCCCTTTCGGAGTGAATTTAACGGAATTTGAAAGAAGATTTAAAAATATCTGATTGAAGCGAAGCCTGTCAAGCATGACACATTTTATATCCACCTCTTTGCATACTATATCAAAATCTATATCATTTTCACTGCACTGCTCTTTTATGATGCTGTTTACAGTATCCAAAAACTCGGATAAAGTATAAGGCTCGGGATGAAGCTCCATTTTATCGCTTTCGATTTTGGACATATCCAAAACATCGTTTATAAGAGACAACAAATATTTTCCCGACTGATTTATCTTATTTAAATAATCATTTACTTCTTCTCTTGGGATATCATCATTCAAAGCCAAATAAGAAGAACCTATTATCCCGTTCAGTGGTGTTCTCAAATCGTGACTCATCCTTGAGAGGAATTCGGATTTTGCGGAATTTGCACTTTTTTCTTCATTGAGTTTCGCTTTAAGGCTTTCCTGTTCCAAAATAGAATTCATATATGCTTTATAAGCCTGACGCTGTTTGTCAAAAAGTTCCATATATTTTCCATGAAGATTATTGGCAAGAAGATATGCGGTAATATTGATGATCACGACCTGAAGATAATAATAAAAAGGAATATCCTTCGCATATAAACATGCACATACATTCACTATTATCGAAACCAAATAAATAAATCTCAAATCGTTCTTTTTAAGTATGGGAGCACATATCAAAACCCCTGCAAGGACAACGCAGTTCAGAGGGATTAGAGACATTGAAGCATCTCTGTATAAAAACGGGAAAACTCCGATTACAAGAATGCTCCAAAACAGTTTATATATAAATGATATATTTTTAAAAGACGAATTCCTTTTTATGACCAAAATAAGTATCAGGAATATGACCGCAGACAGTGATAACAAAAACGTACCGCCCCATAAAATACGCTGGACGTAAAACTGCGGATTAAATAAATTAATGATTTGGAAAAAAAGTATACATACGCATACAGAAGCTATCCTCTTTAGATTTATCTTTTCGATTTGGTCATCTGAAAAATTTTCCAATTTTTCATCACCCTTAAAGTCATTATTTCCCATTTTTGATTTTTTCCCTTAGCTATTTAATAAAATTAATTAAATAAGTATACCATATTATAGTAATAAGCTCAAATAAAACAGCCTTTAATATACGCTTATTCAAATATACGATACATCATTTATTTTGAGCTAAAATGTATGAAAAACGGCTTGAAAACTTACTTGAAAATTATTTTCAAATAATGGTTTCATTTCTATTGATTGTCTGATATAATTCTCAAATAAGGTATAAAAATAATATTAAGATTTTAAAAGGACTTTATATAAACAAAATTGTTTATAATGGGTAAATGATTAAATGGAAAGTAAATTAAAGCTTAAATTATCTTACACACAAATAATTGCACTTGGATTTTTCCTGACAATTTTAGTAGGCGGTATACTATTGACGCTGCCTATATCATCACGAAGCGGAGAGTTTACTCCGTTTTTAAATTCTATTTTTACAGCAACATCCGCAACATGCGTGACGGGGCTTGTAGTCTTTGACACATACACTCACTGGTCGATTTTCGGACAAATAGTTATAATATGTTTGATACAAATAGGCGGTATAGGTTTTATGACCATTATCACCATGTTTTCTATATTCCTAAAGCGTCAGATCGGACTTCACGAAAGAAGGCTATTGATGCAGTCCGCGGGAAGCATGCAGCTCAGCGGAGTGGTTAAGCTCATACTTCGTATAGTAAAGGGAACGATATTATTCGAAGGTCTTGGAGCGATACTACTGTCAATAAGATTTATTCCCGAAATGGGATTTAAGGTAGGTATATATAACGCCGTCTTCCATGCCATATCTGCATTCTGTAATGCGGGATTTGACTTGATGGGAAGATTTAAACAGTTCTCTTCCCTAACTAGATATTCCGATGACATAATAGTGAATATCACCATAATGTCGCTTATAGTCATAGGCGGTATCGGGTTCTTGGTATGGAGCGATATAATAAAAAACAAATGGCATGTAAGAAGATATGAACTTCATTCAAAAATAGTCATATCCGCTTCGGCTATACTTATATTCGGCGCGGCAGTCTTATTCTTCTTATTCGAAACCAAAAACGGAGTGCTCGTTCACTCTTCAATGAAAGAAAGTATATTAGCGTCACTGTTCCAGGCTGTAACGCCGAGGACCGCAGGTTTTAACACTGTAGACTGGGCAAGTATCACACAAGGGACCTCAATATTTACGATAGTTTTAATGCTTATCGGCGGAAGTCCGGGCTCGACCGCAGGGGGTATGAAAACCACTACCTTGGTAGTTTTGGTTATGAGTGCGGTGGCTTCTTCAAGACATAAAAACAGCATAACCATATTTAAAAGACGTCTTGACAACGATACGGTCAAACAGGCAAGCGCGGTATTCACATTATATTTTATCGGATTTTTAATAGGAAGCTTACTCCTATGCTACTTTGAGAACCTCCCTGCAGTATCCATAATGTTTGAAGTATCTTCGGCAATAGGTACCGTAGGCTCCTCAATGGGTATAACCACTACACTGTGCGCCGCTTCAAAATGCGTCATAATCGCACTGATGTATGCGGGCAGAGTCGGAGCACTTACACTTATGTTAACACTTGCAGCAAAGAAAAAATGTGCGCCTGTCGAAAGACCGGCAGAAAAAATACTAATAGGATAGTTTACAACAGAAAGGATATATTAATATGAAATCAGTACTTGTAATAGGAATGGGACGTTTCGGAAAGCATTTATCAAAGAAAATGCAGGAGTTAGGAAACGACGTAATGATAATAGATAAAGACGAGGAACTTATTTCGGAATTTGCTTCGGACTTCACGGACTCACAAATCGGAGACTGCAGAGTGGAAGGTGTATTACAGTCCCTCGGGATAAATAATTTCGATATTTGTTTCGTGGCCATCGGAGAGGACTTTCAGGCTTCCCTTGAAATCACTGCACTGCTTAAAGACTTGAATGCGAAATGGGTAGTAACAAAGGCGAGAAGCGATATTCAAAAGAAATTACTAAAAAGGATAGGTGCGGACGAGGTAGTATATCCGGAAAGAGATACTGCGGAAAAGCTCGCCATAAGATATAATGCTAAGAACATATTCGATTATATACAGCTGACCCCGGAATACTCCATTTACGAAATACCTATAATGGATCTATGGGTGGGAAAGAACATGTCCGACCTTGGAATAAGAAAAAAATACAAAGTCAACATAATCGCAATCAAAAACGAAAATATATTAGACCCTATGCCTTCTCCGAACTATGTGTTCAGAGAAAACGACCATATAATCGTTATAGGCAAATCTTCCGATGTATTCAAACTTACATCACTAACATAAACACTAGGGGCACCGCCCCTTTCACCCCGCCATTTTTTGCTTGTCCAAAAAATGGATAAAACGACCCCGCTGGGCGCGGAGCCTAAGCCTTCGGCAAAAGAGATCTTTAACTTACGATATTCATTCACCCGCTATTTACCTAAAAAAGTTATTAACATTAAAGTAAGACACTATGTTCAATGCCAATGGGGTGGGAAAGCGACTGTTTCACAAAATGCGGGCAGCATTTTGTAGAAAATCCAGTCGTTTTAAGCCTCCGCGGCTTGAGCGGAGATTTTTTGGCACTTTTTAATCTTTTAAAAAGTGCCGGGGTTTTAGGGGCAGAGCCCCTAGGTATTTTTTAAATAATCCACCAAAACCTCACTGTTATGTCTCATGACCCCGTTTATCTCTCTCGCAAGGTCAAGACCGGTGAATTTATAAAGACTTTTCATCTCATCGGTTATGTTGGCTTCAACTACATCTGCATGTTTTTTCTTATATCTTTTTATTACGTCTTCGTCCAAAACCGTAGTACTGTAAATCACTTCATCAAATATCTTACATCCTCTGGGGATATGTTTATCTATTTCCGTAACATGCTTCCATACATCAAATCCGTCCGTTTCTCCATGCTGGGTCATTATATTCGCCACAAAATACTTCTTAGCTTTTTTATTCTTATCTATGGCATAAGGTATATCTTTGATAAGCAAATTCGGTATTATGGAAGTATAAAGACTTCCCGGACTTAAAATGATTATATCAGCATTCTCTATTTTTTCCACCGCATAGTCATTAACTTTCGCATCACTAGGAGTCATGAATACTTTTTTTATCTTGGAACGCATTTTAACGGCCTGCTTCGGTATCTTGGACTCTCCGTTCACGACCGCAGTGTTATCAAGGAGTGCACAAAGAGTTATATCATCATTCTTCGATACCGCAACGACTTCTCCCTTTATTGCCAAAACATCGCTTATATCCTTTATCGCCTTTGGGAAACTTTCGCTTATTTCATTAAGTGCCGCCAAAAATAAGTTCCCGAAGGAATGTTTCTTTAACGCTCCTTTTGTAAAACGATATTCCATAAGCTCCGTCATGGTAGATTCGTCTTCGGCGAGCGCCGTTATACAGTTACGGATATCCCCAACTGCCAAAATGCCCAGGTCTTTTCTCAGTTTACCCGTGCTTCCTCCGTCATCGGAAACGGTAACTATAGCGGTTATGTTGTCGGTATGCTTTTTAAATTCCTTTAAAAGAACACTGTTTCCCGTTCCCCCGCCGATTATGACGATATTTTTATCTTTGAATTTCATAAAATCACCTGCTTAATACTGATAGTTATCTTTGCTTATATCTCTGTGCTCTTCCGTAACGATATATCCTTTTTCTTCTATCCTCTTAGCCAGTTCGCTCGCTATTGCGACAGAACGGTGTCTTCCCCCTGTACAGCCTATCCCTATTACAAGCTGAGCCTTTCCTTCTTTAATATAATATGGGATAGTAAAGGCGATTATGTCCTCCAGCTTATCCATGAATTCTTTGCTTTCATCAAAGGAAAACACATAATCCGATACTTCCTGATTTTTCCCAGTAAGAGGCTTCAACTCTTTTACATAAAAAGGATTCGGAAGGAACCTTACATCATAGACTATATCCGCATCGTGCAGTATACCGTATTTAAATCCAAACGAACTTATATTGATACTGAATTCGGAAGATATATCACCGGTCTTCCCGTAACAGTCATGAAGTATTTTTTCGAAGTCCCTCTCTAAAAGCTTGGAAGTATCTATTATAAGGTCTGCCCTCTTCTTTACCTCTTCCATTGATTTTCTTTCTTTTTTTATGGCAACTTCTATCCTGTCATTTCCCGATATAAGATGTTTCCTTCTATTCTTTTTATACCTTGAAATAAGTACGTCATCGTCTGCATCGATATATAAAACGTCCGCACCTCTTTCATTCTTTAAGCTGTCTAAAATTTCATCTATATCATCGAAGAAAGCACTCCCCCTCACATCCAAAACTATTGCTATATTCTCTGTTTTTGGTTCGCTCTTATCCAAAAGTTCGATGAATGTATCTATGAGTTTCGGCGGAAGATTATCCACGCAGTAAAACCCTCTGTCCTGAAAAAATCTTAAAGCCACACTTTTTCCCGCAGCAAGCATTCCCGCAACAACAATGATTTTCATATATTTTCTCCTTATGTTCAAAAGTCATATCCGTAATTTATAAAGTAATTATACTACGTCAAATGAAAAAAAGCAAAAAGGATAAGCGGTAATAAATTCTATATACATATTGATTTTAATAAAAAAACAAGTTAAATCATACAAAATCCCAATTTATCTAATTAAAACGAAAACAATTAATAAATTTTTAATTGATATATCACCGTTATTTCATATTTATGTGGTAGGTTAAAGGTAATAAAAACATTTTTCGACAAATTATTTAAGAGGCATAAAAAGAGGCATAAAAAGAGGCATAAAAATGAAAGAGGTTATTGATTTTATTATGAAAGGACTGGATATTTCATATATTTACGAAGACGTTATCGTCCTCGTTTGTATTTTATTGTCTCTTATTTTGATAATAGTTTTTATTAAGAAGTTTATAAAGAGTTTTAAATGATAGAAAGGCGCTTATTTATAGCTTTACAAATATTGTCTTATTTGTGAACCTATATGAAAGCACCACATTAAAAAGTTGATTTAATATCATTATTATATAATATAGGAAAGATTACATGATTTCTTCTTTATTATTATTTTATCTTATTCATTTGATTTCCAAACAAAATATTATATTTAAACGAGCCGAACAGATAACGTATTTTATAGGTTTTCATCAATAAAATTCAAAATATTTTCATGAAGCTGTTTTAGTGCAGTTTCTTCAACAGGATAGTGGCTACCGTCCTGCAAAATACTTATTTTCATATCCGCTTTTTTTATCCTATCCAAGAAAGGTTTACTCAAACATAAAGGCGTCCATTTATCTTTCTCCGGCTGAGTCAGTAAAATCGGACAGATATCAAAGTCTTCGGGAGATATTTCCGGTTCATACTGCATATAAGAATAAATAAACTTCATCGGAACTTTGTTACCTGCGGAGGAGCTATCTTTAAGTAATTCCTTCAGACACTATTCATTATTACACAGAGCGGACATCTTTGAACAAACCGACATTTTCATCTTTAATCCGCCAAATCCCAGCTTTACCGACATTCCCGCAAGAGGAGTCCCAAGGTATGCCCAAAAAGCATTGTTCGTAGTTGCTCGTCTAACTTCTTTACTTTTTTGGTCGAGAAAAGTCATACCTATGATACCTTTGATGTTGTGATTTTTGCAGGCAATATGATATGTTTCCATACCTCCCGCGGAAAGCCCGTAAAGGGAAATAGGACGGTCATCTTTTTTCAGTTCATGATTTATATAATCACTTCCAAGCTCTAC
This region of Anaerofustis stercorihominis DSM 17244 genomic DNA includes:
- the rapZ gene encoding RNase adapter RapZ, which gives rise to MKIIVVAGMLAAGKSVALRFFQDRGFYCVDNLPPKLIDTFIELLDKSEPKTENIAIVLDVRGSAFFDDIDEILDSLKNERGADVLYIDADDDVLISRYKKNRRKHLISGNDRIEVAIKKERKSMEEVKKRADLIIDTSKLLERDFEKILHDCYGKTGDISSEFSINISSFGFKYGILHDADIVYDVRFLPNPFYVKELKPLTGKNQEVSDYVFSFDESKEFMDKLEDIIAFTIPYYIKEGKAQLVIGIGCTGGRHRSVAIASELAKRIEEKGYIVTEEHRDISKDNYQY
- a CDS encoding hybrid sensor histidine kinase/response regulator — encoded protein: MGNNDFKGDEKLENFSDDQIEKINLKRIASVCVCILFFQIINLFNPQFYVQRILWGGTFLLSLSAVIFLILILVIKRNSSFKNISFIYKLFWSILVIGVFPFLYRDASMSLIPLNCVVLAGVLICAPILKKNDLRFIYLVSIIVNVCACLYAKDIPFYYYLQVVIINITAYLLANNLHGKYMELFDKQRQAYKAYMNSILEQESLKAKLNEEKSANSAKSEFLSRMSHDLRTPLNGIIGSSYLALNDDIPREEVNDYLNKINQSGKYLLSLINDVLDMSKIESDKMELHPEPYTLSEFLDTVNSIIKEQCSENDIDFDIVCKEVDIKCVMLDRLRFNQIFLNLLSNSVKFTPKGGKIDLIIEHLSKDDDKIKKRFIVRDTGIGMSKEFLAHAFEPFTQEKAGDTSEGTGLGLSIVYKIVELMNGRIYIESEPGKGTSVTVELEVDIVKDMEDKEEKTEFDLNKLKGKRILIFEDNELNLMIAKTLLEQKGIYAECAENGKIGVDMYLNKEPYHYDAVLMDIQMPVMNGLEACKKIRESNKEDCKSIPVIAMTANAFAEDIKCSIDAGMDEHLAKPIEPDILYKTIYKQIFK
- a CDS encoding potassium channel family protein, whose translation is MKSVLVIGMGRFGKHLSKKMQELGNDVMIIDKDEELISEFASDFTDSQIGDCRVEGVLQSLGINNFDICFVAIGEDFQASLEITALLKDLNAKWVVTKARSDIQKKLLKRIGADEVVYPERDTAEKLAIRYNAKNIFDYIQLTPEYSIYEIPIMDLWVGKNMSDLGIRKKYKVNIIAIKNENILDPMPSPNYVFRENDHIIVIGKSSDVFKLTSLT
- a CDS encoding TrkH family potassium uptake protein, with the translated sequence MESKLKLKLSYTQIIALGFFLTILVGGILLTLPISSRSGEFTPFLNSIFTATSATCVTGLVVFDTYTHWSIFGQIVIICLIQIGGIGFMTIITMFSIFLKRQIGLHERRLLMQSAGSMQLSGVVKLILRIVKGTILFEGLGAILLSIRFIPEMGFKVGIYNAVFHAISAFCNAGFDLMGRFKQFSSLTRYSDDIIVNITIMSLIVIGGIGFLVWSDIIKNKWHVRRYELHSKIVISASAILIFGAAVLFFLFETKNGVLVHSSMKESILASLFQAVTPRTAGFNTVDWASITQGTSIFTIVLMLIGGSPGSTAGGMKTTTLVVLVMSAVASSRHKNSITIFKRRLDNDTVKQASAVFTLYFIGFLIGSLLLCYFENLPAVSIMFEVSSAIGTVGSSMGITTTLCAASKCVIIALMYAGRVGALTLMLTLAAKKKCAPVERPAEKILIG
- a CDS encoding gluconeogenesis factor YvcK family protein encodes the protein MKFKDKNIVIIGGGTGNSVLLKEFKKHTDNITAIVTVSDDGGSTGKLRKDLGILAVGDIRNCITALAEDESTMTELMEYRFTKGALKKHSFGNLFLAALNEISESFPKAIKDISDVLAIKGEVVAVSKNDDITLCALLDNTAVVNGESKIPKQAVKMRSKIKKVFMTPSDAKVNDYAVEKIENADIIILSPGSLYTSIIPNLLIKDIPYAIDKNKKAKKYFVANIMTQHGETDGFDVWKHVTEIDKHIPRGCKIFDEVIYSTTVLDEDVIKRYKKKHADVVEANITDEMKSLYKFTGLDLAREINGVMRHNSEVLVDYLKNT